One part of the Theropithecus gelada isolate Dixy chromosome 5, Tgel_1.0, whole genome shotgun sequence genome encodes these proteins:
- the SLC34A2 gene encoding sodium-dependent phosphate transport protein 2B isoform X1 — translation MAPWPELGDAQPNPSKYLEGATSQQPITPDKSKETNKTDSTEVPVTKFELLPTYSTATLIEEPTEVDDPWNLPTLQDSGIKWSERDTKGKILCVFQGIGRLILLLGFLYFFVCSLDVLSSAFQLVGGKMAGQFFSNSSIMSNPLLGLVIGVLVTVFVQSSSTSTSIVVSMVASSLLTVRAAIPIIMGANIGTSITNTIVALMQVGDRSEFRRAFAGATVHDFFNWLSVLVLLPVEVATHYLEVVTQLIVESFHFKNGEDAPDLLKVITKPFTKLIVQLDKKVISQIAMNDETAKNKSLVKIWCKTFTNMTQMNVTVPSTANCTSPSFCWTDGIQTWTMKNVTYKENIAKCQHIFVNFHLPDLAVGIILLIISLLVLCGCLIMIVKILGSVLKGQVATVIKKTINTDFPFPFAWLTGYLAILVGAGMTFIVQSSSVFTSALTPLIGIGVITIERAYPLTLGSNIGTTTTAILAALASPGNTLRSSLQIALCHFFFNISGILLWYPIPFTRLPIRMAKGLGNISAKYRWFAVFYLIIFFFLIPLTVFGLSLAGWPVLVGVGVPVVFIIILVLCLRLLQSRCPRVLPKKLQNWNFLPLCMHSLKPWDAVISKFTGCFQMPCCCCCRVCCRVCCLLCGCPKCCRCSKCCQDLEEGQEAQGVPVKAPETFDNITISREAQGEVRAPDSKTECTAL, via the exons ATGGCTCCCTGGCCTGAATTGGGAGATGCCCAGCCCAACCCCAGTAAGTACCTCGAAGGGGCTACAAGTCAGCAACCCATCACCCCTGATAAAAGCAAAGAGACCAACAAAA CAGATAGCACTGAGGTACCTGTAACCAAGTTTGAACTTCTGCCGACCTACTCCACGGCTACACTGATAGAGGAGCCCACTGAGGTGGACGACCCCTGGAACCTACCCACTCTTCAGGACTCGGGGATCAAGTGGTCAG AGAGAGACACCAAAGGGAAGATTCTCTGTGTCTTCCAAGGGATTGGGAGATTGATTTTACTTCTTGGATTTCTCTACTTTTTTGTGTGCTCCCTGGATGTTCTTAGTAGCGCCTTCCAGCTGGTTGGAG gaaaaaTGGCAGGACAGTTCTTCAGCAACAGCTCTATTATGTCCAACCCTTTGTTGGGGCTGGTGATCGGGGTGCTGGTGACCGTCTTCGTGCAGAGCTCCAGCACCTCAACGTCCATCGTTGTCAGCATGGTGGCCTCTTCAT TGCTCACTGTTCGGGCTGCCATCCCCATTATCATGGGGGCCAACATTGGAACGTCAATCACCAACACTATTGTTGCACTCATGCAGGTGGGAGACCGAAGTGAGTTCAGAAG AGCTTTTGCAGGAGCCACTGTCCATGACTTTTTCAACTGGCTTTCCGTGTTGGTGCTGTTGCCTGTGGAGGTGGCCACCCATTACCTTGAGGTTGTAACCCAGCTTATAGTGGAGAGCTTCCACTTCAAGAATGGAGAAGATGCACCAGATCTTCTGAAAGTCATCACTAAGCCCTTCACAAAGCTCATTGTCCAG TTGGATAAAAAAGTTATCAGCCAAATTGCAATGAATGATGAAACCGCGAAAAACAAGAGTCTTGTCAAGATTTGGTGCAAAACTTTTACCAACATG ACCCAGATGAACGTCACTGTTCCCTCGACTGCTAACTGCACCTCCCCTTCCTTCTGTTGGACGGATGGCATCCAAACCTGGACCATGAAGAATGTGACCTACAAGGAGAACATTGCCAAAT GCCAGCATATCTTCGtgaacttccacctcccagatctTGCTGTGGGTATCATCTTGCTCATAATCTCCCTGCTGGTCCTCTGTGGTTGCCTGATCATGATTGTCAAGATCCTGGGCTCTGTGCTCAAGGGGCAGGTCGCCACTGTCATCAAGAAGACCATCAACACTG atttcccctttccctttgcgTGGTTGACTGGCTACCTGGCCATCCTCGTCGGGGCAGGCATGACCTTCATCGTGCAGAGCAGCTCTGTGTTCACGTCGGCCTTGACTCCCCTGATTG GAATCGGAGTGATAACCATTGAGAGGGCTTATCCACTCACGCTGGGCTCCAACATTggcaccaccaccaccgccatcCTGGCCGCCTTAGCCAGCCCTGGCAATACATTGAGGAGTTCACTCCAG ATCGCCCTGTGCCACTTTTTCTTCAACATCTCTGGCATCTTACTGTGGTACCCGATCCCGTTCACTCGTCTGCCCATCCGCATGGCCAAGGGGCTGGGCAACATCTCTGCCAAGTATCGCTGGTTCGCCGTCTTCTACCTGATCATCTTCTTCTTCCTGATCCCGCTGACGGTGTTTGGCCTCTCGTTGGCCGGCTGGCCGGTGCTGGTGGGCGTCGGGGTTCCCGTCGTCTTCATCATCATCCTGGTTCTGTGCCTCCGACTCCTGCAGTCCCGCTGTCCACGCGTCCTGCCCAAGAAACTCCAGAACTGGAACTTCCTGCCACTGTGCATGCACTCGCTAAAGCCCTGGGACGCCGTCATCTCCAAGTTCACCGGCTGTTTCCAGatgccctgctgctgctgctgccgcgtGTGCTGCCGCGTGTGCTGCTTGCTGTGTGGCTGCCCCAAGTGCTGCCGCTGCAGCAAGTGCTGCCAGGACttggaggaggggcaggaggcgCAGGGTGTCCCTGTCAAGGCCCCTGAGACCTTTGATAACATAACCATTAGCAGAGAGGCTCAGGGTGAGGTCCGTGCCCCAGACTCAAAGACCGAATGCACAGCCTTGTAG
- the SLC34A2 gene encoding sodium-dependent phosphate transport protein 2B isoform X2 encodes MAPWPELGDAQPNPSKYLEGATSQQPITPDKSKETNKNSTEVPVTKFELLPTYSTATLIEEPTEVDDPWNLPTLQDSGIKWSERDTKGKILCVFQGIGRLILLLGFLYFFVCSLDVLSSAFQLVGGKMAGQFFSNSSIMSNPLLGLVIGVLVTVFVQSSSTSTSIVVSMVASSLLTVRAAIPIIMGANIGTSITNTIVALMQVGDRSEFRRAFAGATVHDFFNWLSVLVLLPVEVATHYLEVVTQLIVESFHFKNGEDAPDLLKVITKPFTKLIVQLDKKVISQIAMNDETAKNKSLVKIWCKTFTNMTQMNVTVPSTANCTSPSFCWTDGIQTWTMKNVTYKENIAKCQHIFVNFHLPDLAVGIILLIISLLVLCGCLIMIVKILGSVLKGQVATVIKKTINTDFPFPFAWLTGYLAILVGAGMTFIVQSSSVFTSALTPLIGIGVITIERAYPLTLGSNIGTTTTAILAALASPGNTLRSSLQIALCHFFFNISGILLWYPIPFTRLPIRMAKGLGNISAKYRWFAVFYLIIFFFLIPLTVFGLSLAGWPVLVGVGVPVVFIIILVLCLRLLQSRCPRVLPKKLQNWNFLPLCMHSLKPWDAVISKFTGCFQMPCCCCCRVCCRVCCLLCGCPKCCRCSKCCQDLEEGQEAQGVPVKAPETFDNITISREAQGEVRAPDSKTECTAL; translated from the exons ATGGCTCCCTGGCCTGAATTGGGAGATGCCCAGCCCAACCCCAGTAAGTACCTCGAAGGGGCTACAAGTCAGCAACCCATCACCCCTGATAAAAGCAAAGAGACCAACAAAA ATAGCACTGAGGTACCTGTAACCAAGTTTGAACTTCTGCCGACCTACTCCACGGCTACACTGATAGAGGAGCCCACTGAGGTGGACGACCCCTGGAACCTACCCACTCTTCAGGACTCGGGGATCAAGTGGTCAG AGAGAGACACCAAAGGGAAGATTCTCTGTGTCTTCCAAGGGATTGGGAGATTGATTTTACTTCTTGGATTTCTCTACTTTTTTGTGTGCTCCCTGGATGTTCTTAGTAGCGCCTTCCAGCTGGTTGGAG gaaaaaTGGCAGGACAGTTCTTCAGCAACAGCTCTATTATGTCCAACCCTTTGTTGGGGCTGGTGATCGGGGTGCTGGTGACCGTCTTCGTGCAGAGCTCCAGCACCTCAACGTCCATCGTTGTCAGCATGGTGGCCTCTTCAT TGCTCACTGTTCGGGCTGCCATCCCCATTATCATGGGGGCCAACATTGGAACGTCAATCACCAACACTATTGTTGCACTCATGCAGGTGGGAGACCGAAGTGAGTTCAGAAG AGCTTTTGCAGGAGCCACTGTCCATGACTTTTTCAACTGGCTTTCCGTGTTGGTGCTGTTGCCTGTGGAGGTGGCCACCCATTACCTTGAGGTTGTAACCCAGCTTATAGTGGAGAGCTTCCACTTCAAGAATGGAGAAGATGCACCAGATCTTCTGAAAGTCATCACTAAGCCCTTCACAAAGCTCATTGTCCAG TTGGATAAAAAAGTTATCAGCCAAATTGCAATGAATGATGAAACCGCGAAAAACAAGAGTCTTGTCAAGATTTGGTGCAAAACTTTTACCAACATG ACCCAGATGAACGTCACTGTTCCCTCGACTGCTAACTGCACCTCCCCTTCCTTCTGTTGGACGGATGGCATCCAAACCTGGACCATGAAGAATGTGACCTACAAGGAGAACATTGCCAAAT GCCAGCATATCTTCGtgaacttccacctcccagatctTGCTGTGGGTATCATCTTGCTCATAATCTCCCTGCTGGTCCTCTGTGGTTGCCTGATCATGATTGTCAAGATCCTGGGCTCTGTGCTCAAGGGGCAGGTCGCCACTGTCATCAAGAAGACCATCAACACTG atttcccctttccctttgcgTGGTTGACTGGCTACCTGGCCATCCTCGTCGGGGCAGGCATGACCTTCATCGTGCAGAGCAGCTCTGTGTTCACGTCGGCCTTGACTCCCCTGATTG GAATCGGAGTGATAACCATTGAGAGGGCTTATCCACTCACGCTGGGCTCCAACATTggcaccaccaccaccgccatcCTGGCCGCCTTAGCCAGCCCTGGCAATACATTGAGGAGTTCACTCCAG ATCGCCCTGTGCCACTTTTTCTTCAACATCTCTGGCATCTTACTGTGGTACCCGATCCCGTTCACTCGTCTGCCCATCCGCATGGCCAAGGGGCTGGGCAACATCTCTGCCAAGTATCGCTGGTTCGCCGTCTTCTACCTGATCATCTTCTTCTTCCTGATCCCGCTGACGGTGTTTGGCCTCTCGTTGGCCGGCTGGCCGGTGCTGGTGGGCGTCGGGGTTCCCGTCGTCTTCATCATCATCCTGGTTCTGTGCCTCCGACTCCTGCAGTCCCGCTGTCCACGCGTCCTGCCCAAGAAACTCCAGAACTGGAACTTCCTGCCACTGTGCATGCACTCGCTAAAGCCCTGGGACGCCGTCATCTCCAAGTTCACCGGCTGTTTCCAGatgccctgctgctgctgctgccgcgtGTGCTGCCGCGTGTGCTGCTTGCTGTGTGGCTGCCCCAAGTGCTGCCGCTGCAGCAAGTGCTGCCAGGACttggaggaggggcaggaggcgCAGGGTGTCCCTGTCAAGGCCCCTGAGACCTTTGATAACATAACCATTAGCAGAGAGGCTCAGGGTGAGGTCCGTGCCCCAGACTCAAAGACCGAATGCACAGCCTTGTAG